The genomic segment TTCTATGCCAAATACGTTATCATTTAATTCGATTTCTCCAACGTGTTGACCGGAAACATTCAAAACATTAACTTTAGGCACTTTACATCCTCCTCTCCCTAGCTAGAGTCTATTTAACGCCCTTTACGGCCTGATTTATTGTAACAATTCCACCTCTTGGTCCTGGTACTGCACCTTTTATTAAAAGTAGATTTCTATCAGCATCCACTCTAACTACTTCAAGATTTTGTACAGTAACTTTTTCATTACCCATTCTTCCAGCCATGTTCATTCCTTTAAACACTCTTGCTGGATATGATGATGCACCAAGAGAACCTGGTCCTCTATGGTATTTAGAACCATGGGTTTCTGGACCTCTACTTTGATTATGTCTCTTTATAGTACCCTGTGTTCCTTTACCCTTTGAAGTTCCTGAAATATCAACTTTCATACCTTCTTCGAAGATATCAGCTTTAATTTCTTGTCCCAAGCTATATGCGCTTGCATCTTCAACGATAAATTCCTTAACAATTCTTTTAGGCGTAACGCCTGCTTTTTCAAAATGTCCCTTAACCGGCTTATTAACCCTACTTGATTTCTTATCTTCAAAACCAACTTGGATAGAAGTATAACCATCATTTTCCATAGTTTTGATTTGAGTCACAAGATTTGGGCCAGCCTC from the Maledivibacter sp. genome contains:
- the rplC gene encoding 50S ribosomal protein L3, which encodes MKGLIGKKVGMTQIFTEEGVVIPVTVVEAGPNLVTQIKTMENDGYTSIQVGFEDKKSSRVNKPVKGHFEKAGVTPKRIVKEFIVEDASAYSLGQEIKADIFEEGMKVDISGTSKGKGTQGTIKRHNQSRGPETHGSKYHRGPGSLGASSYPARVFKGMNMAGRMGNEKVTVQNLEVVRVDADRNLLLIKGAVPGPRGGIVTINQAVKGVK